Proteins encoded by one window of Halomonas chromatireducens:
- a CDS encoding sulfurtransferase TusA family protein, with protein MAVQPDDVLDACGLPCPLPLLKAKQGLARLKAGQLLEVIATDAGSWRDFETFAEQSIHELVAREERGERFHYWIRKGEEPVS; from the coding sequence ATGGCTGTGCAACCAGATGACGTGCTCGACGCCTGCGGCCTGCCGTGCCCGCTACCGCTGCTGAAGGCGAAGCAGGGACTGGCCAGGCTCAAGGCCGGCCAGCTTCTTGAGGTCATCGCTACCGATGCGGGTTCCTGGCGTGACTTCGAGACCTTCGCCGAGCAGAGCATTCATGAACTGGTGGCGCGTGAAGAGCGAGGCGAGCGTTTTCACTACTGGATTCGCAAGGGCGAGGAGCCTGTTTCATGA
- the nadA gene encoding quinolinate synthase NadA has translation MTIMTSRIEVREHLARAYCPTRIPAEDDARVAEIKRLLQEQNAVLVAHYYTDDAIQQLAEETGGCVADSLEMARFGARHEADTLVVAGVRFMGETAKILSPEKRVLMPSLEATCSLDIGCPADEFGAFCDAHPDRTVVVYANTSAAVKARADWVVTSSIAVDVIEHLQARGEKILWAPDKHLGGYIQQKTGADMLLWDGACIVHEEFKAKGIEDLKALYPEAAVLVHPESPAAVVELADVTGSTSQLIKAAKELPHDTLIVATDRGIFFKMQQAVPGKTLFEAPTAGSGATCKSCAHCPWMAMNALDNMAGALREGSGEIFVDDALRHAALKPLERMLNFQR, from the coding sequence ATGACGATCATGACTTCCAGAATTGAGGTGCGCGAGCACCTTGCCCGCGCCTACTGCCCCACCCGGATTCCCGCCGAGGACGATGCTCGCGTCGCCGAGATCAAGCGGCTGCTCCAGGAGCAGAATGCCGTGCTGGTGGCCCACTACTATACCGACGACGCCATCCAGCAGCTGGCAGAAGAGACCGGCGGCTGCGTCGCCGACTCTCTCGAAATGGCTCGCTTCGGCGCGCGCCACGAAGCCGACACCCTGGTAGTGGCCGGGGTGCGCTTCATGGGCGAGACCGCCAAGATCCTCTCTCCCGAGAAGCGAGTGTTGATGCCGAGCCTGGAGGCGACCTGCTCGCTCGACATCGGCTGTCCCGCCGACGAGTTCGGTGCTTTCTGCGACGCGCATCCCGATCGTACCGTGGTGGTCTATGCCAATACCTCTGCGGCGGTGAAGGCGCGTGCCGACTGGGTGGTGACCTCCTCCATCGCGGTAGACGTCATCGAGCACCTGCAGGCCCGCGGCGAGAAGATACTCTGGGCGCCGGACAAGCACCTGGGTGGCTATATCCAGCAGAAGACCGGTGCCGACATGCTGCTGTGGGACGGTGCCTGCATCGTCCACGAGGAGTTCAAGGCCAAGGGTATCGAGGACTTGAAGGCGCTCTACCCGGAAGCGGCAGTCCTGGTGCATCCCGAGTCGCCGGCCGCGGTGGTCGAACTTGCCGATGTGACGGGGTCGACGTCGCAGCTGATCAAGGCGGCCAAGGAGCTGCCCCACGACACGCTGATCGTGGCCACCGACCGCGGCATCTTCTTCAAGATGCAGCAGGCGGTGCCCGGCAAGACCCTGTTCGAGGCGCCCACCGCCGGTAGCGGTGCGACCTGCAAGAGTTGCGCCCACTGCCCCTGGATGGCGATGAATGCGCTGGACAACATGGCCGGCGCCCTGCGCGAGGGTAGCGGCGAGATCTTCGTCGACGACGCCTTGCGTCACGCCGCCCTCAAGCCACTGGAGCGTATGCTCAACTTCCAGAGGTAG
- a CDS encoding CsbD family protein — protein MNKNQVTGHAKEAKGKAKEVAGKVTGNKSTEYKGKAEKQGGKAEAKYGDIKSESKKSKK, from the coding sequence ATGAACAAGAATCAGGTCACGGGTCATGCGAAAGAAGCGAAGGGAAAGGCAAAGGAAGTTGCTGGCAAGGTGACGGGCAATAAAAGCACGGAGTACAAGGGTAAAGCCGAAAAGCAGGGCGGAAAGGCTGAAGCAAAGTACGGCGATATCAAGAGTGAAAGCAAAAAATCAAAGAAATGA
- a CDS encoding M48 family metalloprotease, with product MLRNIRTFLTGSALVLALVLTGPASAADDYGLPSLTTGSQAISGEEYRLGRAWLRQFRARAPQWQDPIAQDYVESLLARLVPHSGVDGSRTVVTLVDSRTLNAFAVPGGVIGLNAGLFAFADEEDAVASVLAHELGHLSQRHYARGQARAEQTQIPAMAAMLAGMLIAASGGGDAGVAAAMGSQAAFIQDQLSYSRRFEQEADRIGLQAMSQAGFDPQAMVRMFRAMQRQASLQGGNPPEFLLTHPLTESRISDAESRASQLEAAESRNSGPTYHLIRARALLTIHQRDPQQAVNRLAQDDAPDTARRYLDALIEAQRGNTESALAALDGLARELPDLAMIPASAAEVAFDAGRYEDAIERSRRQLRLMPGYMPATRIMGEALLQRDPNEAYRVLRELAERRPEDPQVFTLLAEAAGRSDREAWGHLARAEHMQLTGSIDQAIRQLDIAKQVAERSADGNAAARIAQRREDFVGYRETLEKF from the coding sequence ATGCTGCGTAACATCCGCACCTTCCTGACCGGCAGCGCCTTGGTGCTGGCGCTTGTTCTTACCGGTCCGGCTAGCGCCGCGGATGACTATGGCTTGCCCAGCCTGACCACCGGCAGCCAGGCCATAAGCGGTGAAGAGTATCGCCTGGGCCGCGCCTGGCTGCGCCAGTTCCGCGCCCGTGCGCCTCAGTGGCAGGATCCCATCGCCCAGGACTATGTGGAGTCACTGCTGGCACGCCTGGTTCCCCACAGCGGTGTTGATGGATCCCGCACGGTCGTGACCCTGGTCGATAGTCGCACCCTCAATGCCTTCGCCGTACCGGGCGGCGTCATTGGCCTGAACGCTGGCCTGTTCGCCTTCGCCGACGAAGAGGATGCGGTGGCCTCGGTGCTGGCCCATGAACTGGGCCATCTCTCTCAACGCCACTATGCACGCGGCCAGGCCCGTGCCGAGCAGACCCAGATCCCCGCCATGGCGGCCATGCTGGCCGGCATGCTGATCGCTGCCAGCGGCGGCGGCGACGCCGGCGTGGCCGCCGCCATGGGCTCACAGGCGGCCTTTATACAGGATCAGTTGAGCTACTCCCGGCGCTTCGAGCAAGAGGCCGATCGCATCGGCCTGCAAGCCATGTCCCAGGCTGGCTTCGACCCACAGGCCATGGTCCGCATGTTCCGCGCCATGCAGCGACAGGCCAGCCTCCAGGGCGGCAACCCTCCGGAGTTCCTTCTCACCCACCCGCTGACCGAATCCCGGATCAGCGACGCCGAATCACGAGCCTCGCAGCTGGAAGCCGCTGAGTCTCGCAATAGCGGGCCAACCTATCACCTGATTCGCGCCCGCGCCCTGCTGACGATCCACCAGCGCGATCCGCAGCAAGCGGTCAATCGCCTGGCACAGGACGACGCCCCGGATACGGCACGACGCTATCTCGACGCTCTGATCGAGGCCCAGCGGGGCAATACCGAGAGCGCTCTCGCCGCCCTGGATGGCCTGGCCCGTGAGCTACCCGACCTCGCCATGATTCCCGCCAGCGCCGCGGAGGTCGCCTTCGATGCCGGTCGCTATGAGGATGCCATCGAGCGAAGCCGACGCCAGCTGAGGCTGATGCCTGGCTATATGCCTGCCACCCGCATCATGGGCGAAGCGCTGCTGCAACGGGATCCCAACGAGGCATACCGCGTCCTGCGCGAACTGGCCGAGCGACGTCCGGAGGACCCCCAGGTCTTCACCCTGCTCGCCGAGGCCGCAGGCCGCAGCGATCGCGAGGCCTGGGGCCACCTGGCCCGAGCCGAGCATATGCAGCTGACCGGCAGCATCGACCAGGCCATTCGGCAGCTCGACATAGCCAAGCAGGTCGCCGAGCGAAGCGCCGATGGCAACGCTGCAGCGCGCATCGCGCAGCGGCGTGAGGACTTCGTGGGCTACCGCGAAACGCTGGAGAAGTTCTAG